In Frondihabitans sp. PAMC 28766, a genomic segment contains:
- a CDS encoding DNA-3-methyladenine glycosylase I: MSDNETAAAPPAVVVGADGLARPAWAATDPLLMGYYDTEWGMPVRDERGVYERLSLEAFQSGLSWATILRKREAFREAFDDFDPDTVASYDDADRARLLGDARIVRNRLKIDAAIDNAKATVSLRAEGGLAAFVWSFRPRATPAPATLGEIPTTSPESTALSKALKQKGFRFVGPTTMHALMEAIGIVDTHLVDSHRRGSSGVWA, from the coding sequence GTGAGCGACAACGAGACCGCGGCTGCGCCGCCCGCCGTCGTGGTCGGCGCCGACGGCCTCGCGCGCCCCGCGTGGGCCGCGACCGACCCGCTGCTGATGGGCTACTACGACACCGAGTGGGGCATGCCCGTGCGCGACGAGCGCGGCGTCTACGAGCGGTTGAGCCTCGAGGCCTTCCAATCAGGGCTGTCGTGGGCGACGATCCTCCGCAAGCGGGAGGCGTTCCGCGAAGCGTTCGACGACTTCGACCCCGACACCGTCGCCTCCTACGACGACGCCGACCGCGCACGCCTCCTCGGCGACGCCCGGATCGTGCGCAACCGGCTCAAGATCGACGCCGCCATCGACAACGCGAAGGCCACCGTGTCGCTCCGCGCCGAGGGCGGCCTGGCCGCGTTCGTCTGGAGCTTCCGGCCTCGGGCGACGCCCGCACCGGCGACGCTCGGCGAGATCCCGACCACGTCGCCGGAGTCGACAGCGCTGTCGAAAGCACTCAAGCAGAAGGGCTTCCGCTTCGTCGGGCCGACCACGATGCACGCACTGATGGAGGCGATCGGCATCGTCGACACGCATCTCGTCGACAGCCACCGCCGAGGCAGTTCGGGAGTCTGGGCGTGA
- a CDS encoding DNA polymerase beta superfamily protein: MAHVGRADQAQGVFYALRAATALRWLEVNPTSGVVPMQLSTLLAESDPPPALLTETADLLELKRATRELGVGTPPPAILKFVDAQFERAMTLYERAESRSAADKQKAADAFFRDVIERSGRR, from the coding sequence GTGGCGCACGTCGGACGAGCCGATCAAGCTCAAGGGGTCTTCTACGCTCTGCGCGCGGCCACTGCCCTGCGTTGGCTCGAGGTCAACCCGACCTCGGGCGTCGTGCCGATGCAGCTGTCGACGCTTCTGGCCGAGAGCGACCCGCCCCCGGCTCTCCTCACCGAGACCGCCGACCTGCTCGAGCTGAAGCGGGCCACTCGCGAACTCGGAGTCGGCACGCCGCCGCCCGCAATCCTGAAGTTCGTCGACGCCCAGTTCGAGCGTGCGATGACGCTCTACGAACGGGCCGAGTCACGGTCGGCCGCCGACAAGCAGAAGGCGGCCGACGCGTTCTTCCGTGACGTGATCGAGCGCAGCGGGCGACGCTAG
- a CDS encoding APC family permease has product MPRRGFRAWMLDGLTDKTASQPGPHARTVEKTHSWWRVMCLTGVDYFSTLGYQPAIAAVAAGLLSPFATIVLVLLTLLGALPVYRRVARESFKGSGSIAMLERLLPWWGGKLFVLILLGFAATDFMITVTLSAADAAAHAIENPFAPSWFHGAEVPITLVLIALLGVVFLRGFKEAIGIALVLVGVYLVLNAVVIGVSFGRVFEHPQLTSDWWSNLTHQHSNPLAIIGISLLVFPKLALGLSGFETGVAVMPQITGAEDDDPQRPAGRIRGAKRLLTTAAVIMSVFLITSSIATTILIPQKEFAAGGQANGRALAYMAHLYLGNGFGTIYDVSTICILWFAGASALAGLLNLVPRYLPRYGMAPQWAAAVRPLVLVFIAIAFIITLAFKANVDAQGGAYATGVLVLITSASVAVFLSALRKKQRGIAIGFGITVVVFGYTTVLNVIERPEGVRIAGLFILGIIVIAILSRVRRSFQLRATSVSLDPQALAFVTEDADESGRIALIANEPDDGTLDEYKQKAKDERRYSGIPQRTPVIFMEVWHADSSNFEEDLEVEGKLVHGYRVMRVRSGNIPNTLATVLLEIRDATGVVPDIYFEWNEGGPLSNLARFLVTGVGDVAPVTREVLRRAEPDRKRRPDVHVS; this is encoded by the coding sequence ATGCCTCGTCGCGGGTTCCGCGCCTGGATGCTCGACGGCCTCACCGACAAGACGGCCTCGCAGCCCGGCCCGCACGCCCGCACGGTCGAGAAGACGCACTCGTGGTGGCGGGTCATGTGCCTCACCGGCGTCGACTACTTCTCGACGCTCGGCTATCAGCCCGCGATCGCAGCCGTGGCCGCCGGCCTCCTGTCGCCGTTCGCCACGATCGTGCTGGTGCTGCTGACGCTGCTCGGCGCCCTGCCCGTCTATCGTCGCGTGGCCCGCGAGAGCTTCAAGGGTTCGGGCTCGATCGCCATGCTCGAGCGGCTGCTGCCGTGGTGGGGCGGCAAGCTGTTCGTGCTGATCCTTCTCGGCTTCGCCGCCACCGACTTCATGATCACCGTGACCCTGTCGGCCGCCGACGCCGCGGCGCACGCCATCGAGAACCCGTTCGCGCCGAGCTGGTTCCACGGCGCCGAAGTGCCGATCACCCTGGTGTTGATCGCCCTGCTCGGCGTCGTCTTCCTCCGCGGTTTCAAGGAGGCGATCGGCATCGCGCTCGTGCTCGTCGGCGTCTACCTCGTGCTGAACGCGGTCGTCATCGGGGTGTCCTTCGGCCGCGTCTTCGAGCACCCGCAGCTCACGAGCGACTGGTGGTCGAACCTCACTCACCAGCACAGCAACCCGCTCGCCATCATCGGCATCTCGCTGCTCGTCTTCCCGAAGCTCGCCCTGGGCCTCTCGGGCTTCGAGACCGGGGTGGCAGTCATGCCGCAGATCACCGGAGCCGAAGACGACGACCCCCAGCGACCGGCCGGCAGGATCCGGGGCGCCAAGCGGCTGCTGACCACGGCCGCCGTCATCATGAGCGTCTTCTTGATCACCTCGAGCATCGCCACGACGATCCTGATCCCGCAGAAGGAGTTCGCGGCGGGCGGGCAGGCCAACGGGCGCGCGCTGGCGTACATGGCGCACCTCTATCTCGGCAACGGCTTCGGCACGATCTACGACGTGTCGACGATCTGCATCCTGTGGTTCGCGGGAGCGTCGGCCCTGGCCGGCCTCCTCAACCTGGTGCCACGGTATCTGCCGCGCTACGGCATGGCACCCCAGTGGGCCGCCGCGGTGCGGCCCCTCGTGCTCGTGTTCATCGCGATCGCCTTCATCATCACGCTCGCGTTCAAGGCGAACGTCGACGCGCAGGGTGGCGCGTACGCGACCGGCGTGCTCGTGCTGATCACGTCGGCATCCGTCGCCGTGTTCCTGTCGGCGCTGCGCAAGAAACAGCGCGGCATCGCGATCGGCTTCGGCATCACCGTGGTGGTGTTCGGCTACACCACCGTGCTCAACGTGATCGAGCGGCCGGAGGGCGTGCGCATCGCCGGGCTCTTCATCCTCGGGATCATCGTGATCGCGATCCTGTCGCGCGTGCGCCGCTCGTTCCAGCTGCGCGCCACCAGCGTCTCGCTCGACCCGCAGGCGCTCGCCTTCGTCACGGAGGACGCCGACGAGTCGGGCCGAATCGCCCTGATCGCCAACGAGCCCGACGACGGCACCCTCGACGAGTACAAGCAGAAGGCGAAGGACGAGCGGCGCTACAGCGGGATCCCGCAGCGCACGCCGGTCATCTTCATGGAGGTCTGGCACGCCGACTCGTCGAACTTCGAAGAGGATCTGGAGGTCGAGGGCAAGCTCGTGCACGGCTACCGCGTCATGCGCGTGCGAAGTGGCAACATCCCCAACACCCTCGCGACGGTGCTGCTCGAGATCCGCGACGCGACCGGCGTCGTGCCCGACATCTACTTCGAGTGGAACGAGGGCGGCCCGCTGTCGAACCTCGCGCGCTTCTTGGTGACGGGCGTGGGCGACGTGGCGCCGGTCACCCGCGAGGTGCTGCGTCGGGCCGAGCCCGACCGCAAGCGGCGGCCCGACGTTCACGTCTCCTAG
- a CDS encoding IS110 family transposase → MTIVADEFTHVIGVDTHARTHTYAAVEARTGEILGTAVFPTSPAGLARARSWINRRAPESMLVAIEGTGSYGATLTRALQAEGIEVREVKPPRRATRSAHGKSDEIDAIAAARTAIASPLSELSTPRAEGIRSALRVLLVARQALDSRRTADNNMLTALLRSFSLGVDARRPLTVSQVQTVGGWRERCTDDSVIGTIRSEAKRLATSILAATRQLDQNHAALAHHVQELAPGFLNIKGVGPVTGAIILAAYSHRGRIRSEAAFASLAGVAPLQASSGNVVRHRLSRRGDRQLNRAMDIIARTRMVSDAGTRAYVDRRTAEGKSRREIRRCLKRYVARQIFRQLNSLMG, encoded by the coding sequence GTGACTATCGTGGCAGACGAATTCACACATGTGATCGGTGTGGACACCCACGCCAGGACCCACACGTACGCCGCTGTCGAGGCTCGTACCGGAGAGATCCTTGGCACGGCAGTATTCCCCACTAGCCCTGCCGGGCTCGCCCGGGCGAGGAGCTGGATAAATCGACGCGCTCCAGAATCAATGCTCGTCGCCATCGAGGGAACCGGCTCCTATGGTGCAACCCTCACCCGCGCTCTCCAGGCCGAGGGCATTGAGGTTCGGGAGGTGAAGCCACCACGACGTGCTACCCGGTCCGCGCACGGAAAATCTGACGAGATCGACGCGATCGCGGCCGCGCGGACCGCTATTGCCTCGCCCCTGAGCGAACTCAGCACCCCACGAGCCGAGGGCATCCGGTCAGCACTGCGAGTCCTCCTCGTCGCTCGTCAGGCGTTGGACAGCCGTCGAACCGCCGACAACAACATGCTTACCGCGCTCCTTCGCAGTTTCAGCCTCGGCGTCGACGCACGCCGCCCGCTGACCGTGTCGCAGGTGCAGACCGTGGGTGGGTGGCGTGAGCGCTGCACGGACGACTCCGTCATCGGAACAATCCGATCGGAAGCGAAACGACTCGCCACCAGTATTCTCGCCGCAACAAGGCAACTCGATCAGAATCATGCTGCTCTGGCCCATCACGTCCAGGAACTCGCGCCCGGGTTTCTGAACATCAAAGGCGTCGGGCCGGTCACCGGGGCCATCATCCTCGCGGCCTATTCGCATCGAGGGCGCATCCGATCCGAAGCCGCCTTCGCCAGTCTCGCCGGCGTCGCCCCACTCCAGGCCTCCAGCGGCAACGTCGTCCGGCACCGTCTCAGCCGCCGCGGCGACCGTCAACTGAACCGGGCGATGGATATTATCGCCCGCACCCGCATGGTCTCCGATGCTGGAACTCGGGCCTACGTCGATAGGCGGACGGCAGAGGGTAAATCCCGACGAGAGATCCGACGCTGCCTCAAACGCTATGTCGCTCGTCAAATCTTCCGGCAACTCAACAGCCTCATGGGTTGA
- a CDS encoding DUF805 domain-containing protein gives MSYSPPPAYQSSQPEYGNGGEPPLWAPWYGISLPNAVRRALKKYATFSGRASRSEFWWWALGVYVVDIVLGIIRNAVGGSNGMNAGGTIIGIITLLFSLAVIVPYLAVFWRRLHDTNKSGGWFFLGFIPIIGTIIVIVFLALASKPEGQRFDRPSN, from the coding sequence ATGTCGTACAGCCCCCCGCCCGCCTATCAGTCGTCGCAGCCCGAATATGGAAACGGCGGCGAGCCGCCCCTCTGGGCCCCGTGGTACGGCATCTCGCTTCCCAACGCCGTGCGCCGTGCGCTCAAGAAGTACGCGACGTTCTCGGGCCGCGCCAGCCGCTCGGAGTTCTGGTGGTGGGCGCTCGGAGTGTACGTCGTCGACATCGTGCTGGGGATCATCCGCAACGCGGTCGGCGGCAGCAACGGGATGAACGCCGGAGGCACGATCATCGGCATCATCACCCTGCTCTTCAGCCTGGCCGTCATCGTGCCGTATCTCGCCGTGTTCTGGCGTCGACTCCACGACACCAACAAGTCGGGCGGCTGGTTCTTCCTCGGCTTCATCCCGATCATCGGCACCATCATCGTGATCGTCTTCCTGGCGCTCGCCTCGAAGCCCGAGGGCCAGCGCTTCGACCGCCCCAGCAACTGA
- a CDS encoding response regulator transcription factor, which yields MAKVGERNAQSARAGSPVRVLVVDDDPHIVFGLVAALEADGYAVSTAADGTAALAQVAAVDPAAVVLDLGLPRLDGLAVFRTLRATGDRVPILVLTARDDPHDRVAGLDAGADDYLGKPFDLDELLARVRALVRRAAPAPEATRALGPFGFDETQRLLRHGDRSVSLTRIETAILSLLAADPARARTRDELMDAIWGPDEGPHSNALEVYVSHLRRKASGLADETLVATVRGLGYRLLS from the coding sequence GTGGCGAAGGTCGGTGAGCGAAATGCGCAGTCGGCGCGTGCGGGCAGCCCCGTGCGCGTCCTCGTCGTCGACGACGATCCTCACATCGTGTTCGGGCTGGTCGCCGCTCTCGAAGCCGACGGGTACGCGGTGTCGACCGCGGCCGACGGTACCGCCGCGCTCGCCCAGGTCGCCGCAGTCGACCCGGCCGCTGTCGTGCTCGATCTCGGTCTGCCCCGGCTCGACGGCCTCGCCGTCTTCCGCACCCTCCGAGCGACCGGCGACCGGGTGCCGATCCTGGTGCTCACCGCCCGCGATGACCCGCACGACCGCGTGGCCGGCCTCGACGCCGGGGCGGACGACTACCTCGGCAAGCCCTTCGACCTCGACGAGCTGCTCGCACGGGTGCGGGCCCTCGTGCGACGCGCAGCCCCGGCACCCGAGGCGACGCGGGCTCTCGGGCCGTTCGGCTTCGACGAGACGCAGAGGCTGCTGCGGCACGGCGACCGGTCCGTGTCGCTCACGCGCATCGAGACGGCGATCCTGTCGCTGCTCGCCGCCGACCCCGCGAGGGCGCGCACGCGCGACGAGCTGATGGATGCGATCTGGGGCCCGGACGAGGGCCCGCACTCGAACGCCCTCGAGGTGTACGTCAGCCACCTGCGCCGCAAGGCCTCGGGGCTCGCCGACGAGACGCTCGTCGCGACCGTGCGCGGCCTCGGCTACCGGCTGCTCTCGTGA
- a CDS encoding cytosine permease produces MAILDAPRARPAAIEQGGIEAIPTERRHGSPWQLFATWTSPNLEFATIFVGVLGISVGLSFWQAILALALGNALGALTQGILSTWGPREGLAQLVLSRSAFGFFGNILPAGINTVMAGLGWFAVNSISGAFALSTLTGMPTVLALLIIVVIEVAVAFVGHDLVQIFERYAAYVLGVIFLVATITIFAHAHVGYEPKGGGFHFFAFTITAAAAFGYACGWNPYASDYSRYLPASTRRSTIAWAAGLGNFVSCMVLMAAGAASATIAMSANDPTGAFVSSMPTVVKDFTLVAIAVGAIAANALNIYSGAMSFLAAGIKIPFSLRRAIVAVGFGVIGFFIAWSALADAGQKYNNFLLVIAYWIAPWLGVVLVDRLLRRGTSIAELLPDHRRYRNWSLMVVAGLGLAGRLVHGSAGCDSLLVWLVSRRCLWSDLSVRRDLHRPGPFRWLDRRLPKFRVSGLVAR; encoded by the coding sequence ATGGCCATCCTCGATGCACCTCGCGCCCGACCCGCCGCCATCGAACAGGGCGGCATCGAAGCCATCCCGACCGAACGCCGCCACGGGTCGCCGTGGCAGCTGTTCGCGACGTGGACCTCGCCGAACCTCGAGTTCGCGACGATCTTCGTCGGTGTGCTCGGCATCTCCGTCGGCCTCAGCTTCTGGCAGGCGATCCTTGCGTTGGCTCTCGGCAACGCTCTCGGTGCGCTGACGCAGGGCATCCTGTCGACCTGGGGCCCGCGCGAGGGGCTTGCGCAACTCGTTCTGAGCCGGTCCGCCTTCGGATTCTTCGGCAACATCCTGCCCGCGGGGATCAACACCGTCATGGCGGGGCTCGGCTGGTTCGCGGTCAACTCGATCAGTGGCGCGTTCGCCTTGTCGACACTGACCGGCATGCCGACCGTGCTGGCCCTCCTGATCATCGTCGTGATCGAGGTCGCCGTCGCGTTCGTCGGGCACGACCTCGTGCAGATCTTCGAGCGCTACGCCGCCTACGTGCTCGGCGTGATCTTCCTCGTCGCAACGATCACGATCTTCGCGCACGCGCACGTCGGCTACGAGCCCAAGGGCGGCGGCTTCCACTTCTTCGCCTTCACGATCACGGCAGCCGCGGCGTTCGGCTACGCGTGCGGCTGGAACCCCTACGCGTCCGACTACAGCCGCTACCTTCCGGCCTCGACGCGCCGCTCCACGATCGCTTGGGCCGCCGGTCTCGGCAACTTCGTCTCGTGCATGGTGCTCATGGCCGCCGGCGCCGCATCGGCCACCATCGCGATGAGCGCGAACGACCCGACGGGCGCCTTCGTCTCGTCGATGCCGACGGTCGTGAAGGACTTCACCCTCGTGGCCATCGCGGTCGGAGCCATCGCCGCCAATGCGCTCAACATCTACTCCGGCGCCATGTCGTTCCTCGCCGCCGGGATCAAGATCCCGTTCAGCCTGCGGCGAGCGATCGTTGCCGTCGGGTTCGGTGTGATCGGCTTCTTCATCGCATGGAGCGCTCTGGCCGATGCCGGCCAGAAGTACAACAACTTCTTGCTCGTCATCGCTTACTGGATCGCGCCGTGGCTCGGCGTGGTGCTCGTCGACCGCCTGCTGCGGCGCGGCACCTCGATCGCCGAGCTGCTGCCCGACCACCGTCGCTACCGCAACTGGTCTCTAATGGTTGTGGCCGGTCTGGGATTGGCTGGCAGGCTGGTGCACGGTTCTGCCGGATGTGACTCTCTACTGGTCTGGCTCGTTTCACGACGGTGCCTTTGGTCTGATCTGTCCGTCCGGCGGGACCTGCATCGACCTGGCCCGTTCCGATGGCTTGATAGAAGGTTGCCCAAGTTCCGCGTCAGCGGACTTGTGGCTCGTTAG
- a CDS encoding nucleoside deaminase: protein MSEAADAVSATDTVYATDAEKLEVARAEAQLSLDEGGIPIGAALFDEAGHLLGAGHNMRVQGDNPALHGETSAFLAAGRQKSYRRTTMVTTLSPCWYCSGLVRQFGIGRVVVGEAVNFRGGQDWLEGNGTAVTTLDDPDLIRVMGDFIERHPALWNEDIGEE, encoded by the coding sequence GTGAGCGAGGCTGCCGACGCGGTCTCCGCGACCGACACCGTCTACGCGACCGACGCCGAGAAGCTCGAAGTCGCCCGCGCCGAGGCGCAGCTCTCGCTCGACGAGGGCGGCATCCCCATCGGGGCGGCACTGTTCGACGAGGCCGGGCACCTGCTCGGCGCGGGCCACAACATGCGCGTGCAGGGCGACAACCCGGCCCTGCACGGCGAGACGAGCGCCTTCCTCGCCGCGGGCCGCCAGAAGAGCTACCGCCGCACGACCATGGTGACGACGCTGTCGCCCTGCTGGTACTGCTCGGGGCTGGTGCGGCAGTTCGGCATCGGTCGGGTCGTCGTCGGCGAGGCCGTCAACTTCAGGGGAGGGCAAGACTGGCTCGAAGGGAACGGCACCGCGGTGACGACTCTCGACGACCCCGACCTGATCCGCGTGATGGGCGACTTCATCGAGCGGCACCCCGCCCTCTGGAACGAGGACATCGGCGAAGAGTAG
- a CDS encoding protease pro-enzyme activation domain-containing protein: MTDATSPLDHLELVPLAGSEKPTAPGVQPAEAALGSDTTVQATLVLRRAAPVDAATAATTVADPDAYVRDHGAAAADLELVTSTLTGLGLTILESDAASRRVRVEAAVSLVSRVFGTSLEAVSSEAPSAGRGSAARVEHRQRSGGLSVPRALDGVVVAVLGLDDRPQARAQFRIAPAAAATTVSYTPVQLGEAYSFPAGTDGTGQTVAIVELGGGFEQTDLDTYFTQLGVGSPSVTAAGVDGANNVPGQDPNGADGEVLLDIEVVGALAPKASIVVYFAPNTDAGFVDAIAQATHAKPTPTSMSISWGQSEDAWTAQARSALDDALVDAAALGVTVTAAAGDNGSSDGATDGGNHVDFPASSPHLLACGGTSLQASGATISSETVWNDGSGRGATGGGVSDAYPLPTWQASAGVPAAASAGGGRGVPDVAGNADPATGYEVIVDGKSLVIGGTSAVAPLWAALVARLAQSIGSPLGLLQPKLYPAESAFRDITSGDNGSFSAAPGWDACTGLGSPDGTALLAALRG; the protein is encoded by the coding sequence ATGACAGACGCGACGAGCCCCCTCGACCACCTCGAACTCGTGCCCCTCGCCGGCAGCGAGAAGCCAACCGCCCCCGGCGTCCAGCCCGCTGAGGCGGCGCTCGGCTCCGACACGACCGTGCAGGCGACCCTCGTGCTACGCCGGGCCGCGCCCGTCGACGCCGCCACGGCCGCGACCACGGTCGCCGACCCGGACGCGTACGTGCGCGACCACGGCGCGGCCGCCGCCGACCTCGAGCTCGTGACGTCGACCCTCACCGGCCTGGGCCTGACGATCCTCGAGAGCGACGCCGCGTCTCGGCGCGTGCGGGTGGAGGCTGCTGTGTCGCTGGTCTCGCGCGTCTTCGGCACGTCGCTCGAGGCGGTCTCCAGCGAAGCTCCGTCGGCCGGTCGCGGGTCTGCCGCGCGAGTCGAGCACCGGCAGCGCTCGGGCGGCCTGAGCGTCCCCAGAGCCCTCGATGGCGTCGTCGTCGCGGTGCTGGGCCTCGACGACCGCCCCCAGGCCCGCGCACAGTTCCGTATCGCCCCGGCCGCCGCGGCGACCACCGTCAGCTACACGCCCGTGCAGCTCGGCGAGGCGTATTCCTTCCCGGCCGGCACCGACGGGACCGGCCAGACCGTCGCGATCGTCGAACTCGGCGGCGGCTTCGAGCAGACCGATCTCGACACCTACTTCACGCAGCTCGGCGTGGGCAGCCCGTCGGTGACGGCCGCCGGAGTCGACGGGGCGAACAACGTGCCCGGTCAGGATCCGAACGGGGCCGACGGCGAGGTCCTCCTCGACATCGAGGTGGTGGGGGCCCTCGCGCCGAAGGCCTCGATCGTCGTCTACTTCGCCCCCAACACCGATGCCGGCTTCGTCGACGCGATCGCCCAGGCGACGCACGCGAAGCCCACGCCCACTTCGATGAGCATCAGCTGGGGCCAGAGCGAAGACGCGTGGACGGCGCAGGCACGCAGTGCCCTCGACGACGCCCTCGTCGATGCCGCGGCCCTCGGTGTCACGGTCACGGCTGCTGCCGGCGACAACGGCTCGTCCGACGGCGCCACCGACGGCGGCAACCACGTCGACTTCCCGGCGTCCAGCCCGCACTTGCTCGCCTGCGGCGGCACGAGCCTGCAGGCCTCTGGCGCCACGATTTCGAGCGAGACGGTCTGGAACGACGGCTCGGGCCGCGGTGCGACCGGCGGGGGAGTAAGCGATGCCTACCCGCTGCCGACGTGGCAGGCGTCGGCCGGTGTCCCGGCGGCTGCTTCGGCCGGGGGCGGCCGCGGCGTGCCCGACGTGGCGGGCAATGCCGATCCTGCGACCGGTTACGAGGTGATCGTCGACGGCAAGTCGCTCGTCATCGGCGGCACCAGCGCCGTCGCGCCGCTCTGGGCGGCACTCGTCGCGCGGCTGGCACAATCGATCGGGTCGCCGCTGGGGCTCTTGCAGCCCAAGCTCTACCCGGCCGAGTCGGCCTTCCGCGACATCACGTCTGGCGACAACGGCTCGTTCAGCGCCGCGCCCGGCTGGGACGCCTGCACCGGGCTCGGCTCGCCCGACGGCACGGCGCTGCTCGCCGCCCTCCGCGGGTAG
- a CDS encoding SDR family oxidoreductase: MTLGPRPTALITGATRGIGRAIALDLGQTHRVILGGRDQAALDALAAELPDAATWAADVATGDLDGLLPLIDGGLDVLVHSAGVLGGTAVADTPVDEWRRVFEINVFAVAEITRIALPALRASQGTVILINSGSGFVSGPRGSVYAASKFALRALADALRDEERANGVRVSSVHPGRTDTDMQHELVEAQGGSYDESLYLHADDIARAVRLVVDLPHGAVAETVSVRPLGR; encoded by the coding sequence ATGACTCTCGGCCCCCGACCCACTGCCCTCATCACCGGCGCCACCCGCGGCATCGGCCGCGCGATCGCCCTCGATCTCGGCCAGACGCACCGCGTGATCCTCGGCGGTCGCGACCAGGCGGCACTCGATGCGCTCGCCGCCGAGCTGCCCGACGCGGCGACGTGGGCGGCCGATGTCGCGACCGGCGACCTCGACGGCCTCCTGCCGCTGATCGACGGCGGGCTCGACGTCCTCGTCCACTCGGCCGGGGTGCTGGGCGGCACGGCGGTGGCCGACACCCCGGTCGATGAGTGGCGGCGCGTCTTCGAGATCAACGTCTTCGCGGTCGCCGAGATCACCCGGATCGCCCTGCCGGCCCTCCGCGCATCCCAGGGCACCGTCATCCTGATCAATTCCGGCTCGGGGTTCGTGTCGGGCCCGCGCGGGTCGGTCTACGCCGCGAGCAAGTTCGCGCTGCGGGCGCTGGCCGACGCGCTGCGCGACGAGGAGCGCGCGAACGGCGTGCGGGTCAGCTCGGTGCACCCGGGGCGCACCGACACCGACATGCAGCACGAGCTCGTCGAGGCGCAGGGCGGCAGCTACGACGAGTCGCTCTACCTGCACGCCGACGACATCGCCCGCGCCGTCCGCCTCGTGGTCGACCTGCCGCACGGCGCCGTCGCCGAGACGGTCAGCGTGCGCCCTCTCGGTCGCTGA
- a CDS encoding acylphosphatase, whose amino-acid sequence MSAQPEPVDIVRRRVVVSGVVQGVGFRFSTEGEADRIGVGGFVRNRPDGTVEIEVEGEPQDVDELLAWLHGGGPSSAEVTRVDVSELAPLGESAFETR is encoded by the coding sequence ATGAGCGCTCAACCCGAACCGGTCGACATCGTCCGCCGCCGAGTGGTCGTGAGCGGCGTCGTCCAGGGCGTCGGCTTCCGGTTCTCGACGGAGGGCGAGGCCGACCGGATCGGGGTGGGCGGCTTCGTGCGCAATCGGCCCGACGGCACCGTCGAGATCGAGGTCGAGGGCGAGCCGCAGGATGTCGACGAGCTGCTCGCCTGGCTGCACGGCGGCGGCCCGTCGAGCGCCGAGGTCACCCGCGTCGACGTGTCGGAGCTCGCGCCGCTGGGCGAGTCGGCCTTCGAGACCCGTTAG
- a CDS encoding amidohydrolase, with translation MHSTTTAHPAATRVDLHQHLLPPEFLDALRSRTALPMLRDEWTLLTEGESAFSVNPTAHDVERRREQERCEGKGEVMVSLPGNLRVEDLPFDDSCALIDIWHRSALALGDPFRVWAATPMTRFDLDGLSAILAHAHCVGLQLPASSMADAAAVAHLEPVLARVEAAGKPALVHPRHVVAAPNVGVATADTMPRAEQLKAAWTAWHEVGRAQHPTLRIAFIALAGLAPLAQAAAQSRGGKLPKFDPNVFYETSAYDERAIDAMARVVGLGPLVHGSDRPYRHPREHELGRAVNHALFSANPRVLLTGQPL, from the coding sequence GTGCATTCGACGACCACGGCCCACCCCGCGGCGACCCGGGTCGACCTCCACCAGCATCTTCTGCCACCCGAGTTCCTCGACGCCCTGCGGTCTCGCACCGCTCTGCCGATGCTCCGTGACGAGTGGACACTGCTGACCGAGGGTGAGTCGGCCTTCTCGGTCAACCCCACCGCTCACGACGTCGAGCGCCGCCGCGAGCAGGAGCGCTGCGAGGGCAAGGGCGAGGTGATGGTCTCGCTGCCGGGCAACCTGCGCGTCGAAGACCTGCCGTTCGACGACTCTTGCGCCCTGATCGACATCTGGCACCGCTCGGCGCTCGCCCTGGGCGACCCCTTCCGCGTCTGGGCCGCCACCCCGATGACCCGCTTCGACCTCGACGGCCTCTCGGCGATCCTGGCCCACGCGCACTGCGTCGGCCTCCAGCTGCCCGCCTCGTCGATGGCCGATGCCGCGGCCGTCGCCCACCTCGAGCCAGTGCTGGCGCGCGTCGAGGCCGCCGGCAAGCCCGCTCTCGTGCACCCCCGACACGTCGTCGCCGCACCCAATGTCGGTGTCGCCACGGCCGACACGATGCCCCGCGCCGAGCAGCTGAAGGCGGCGTGGACCGCCTGGCACGAGGTCGGCCGGGCCCAGCACCCGACGCTCAGGATCGCATTCATCGCCCTGGCCGGGCTGGCACCGCTCGCGCAGGCCGCGGCCCAGTCGCGAGGCGGCAAGCTGCCGAAGTTCGACCCCAACGTCTTCTACGAGACCAGCGCCTACGACGAGCGCGCCATCGACGCGATGGCTCGCGTGGTCGGCCTCGGCCCGCTCGTGCACGGCTCGGATCGCCCCTACCGGCACCCGCGCGAGCACGAGCTCGGCCGCGCGGTGAACCACGCGCTGTTCTCGGCCAACCCCCGCGTGCTCCTCACGGGCCAGCCCCTCTAG